One region of Caldimonas thermodepolymerans genomic DNA includes:
- a CDS encoding NUDIX hydrolase, which translates to MSSLPFDCPALHAARRLQRDRLLPFHIAGKPVGTVAREHLDALAAHAPWLQVEADRAHMDDALATPAQRSAALAATNAALRELGLIRAWRDETYAIVEDEGAAPLALIERASARFWGTLTFGAHLNGYVCDEHGRPSHLWISRRALTKSVDPGRLDNLVAGGVPHDQTPYETMVRECWEESGIPEPLARQARHCGRVKLHCDILEGVQLEVVHVFDLELPRDFRPRATDGEVMEHRLLPLDEVVELLRGEEFTTDAALATLDFLRRHQRVTLPA; encoded by the coding sequence ATGTCCAGCCTTCCCTTCGACTGCCCTGCCCTGCACGCCGCGCGCCGCCTGCAGCGCGACCGCCTGCTGCCCTTCCACATCGCCGGCAAGCCGGTCGGCACCGTCGCGCGCGAGCACCTCGACGCGCTGGCCGCACATGCCCCCTGGCTGCAGGTCGAGGCCGACCGCGCGCACATGGACGACGCGCTGGCCACCCCGGCGCAGCGCAGCGCGGCGCTGGCCGCCACCAACGCGGCGCTGCGCGAACTGGGCCTGATCCGCGCCTGGCGCGACGAGACCTACGCCATCGTCGAGGACGAAGGCGCCGCCCCGCTGGCGCTGATCGAGCGCGCCTCGGCGCGCTTCTGGGGCACGCTGACCTTCGGCGCCCACCTCAACGGCTACGTCTGCGACGAGCACGGCCGCCCCAGCCACCTGTGGATCTCGCGGCGCGCCCTGACCAAGTCGGTCGACCCCGGCCGTCTGGACAACCTGGTCGCCGGCGGCGTGCCGCACGACCAGACGCCGTACGAGACGATGGTGCGCGAGTGCTGGGAGGAGTCCGGCATCCCCGAGCCGCTGGCGCGCCAGGCCCGGCACTGCGGCCGCGTGAAGCTGCACTGCGACATCCTCGAAGGGGTGCAGCTCGAGGTGGTGCACGTCTTCGATTTGGAGCTGCCGCGCGACTTCCGCCCGCGCGCCACCGACGGCGAGGTGATGGAACACCGCCTGCTGCCGCTGGACGAGGTGGTCGAGCTGCTGCGCGGCGAGGAGTTCACCACCGACGCGGCGCTGGCGACGCTGGACTTCCTGCGCCGGCACCAGCGCGTGACGCTGCCGGCCTGA
- a CDS encoding IclR family transcriptional regulator: protein MSQSTVTAMPASPVSSMPSGDAGRDRHPPAGLVPAVVRAFAVLDLLAGEREPIGLSRIASSLALPKSSVHALCRTMAQLGYLRRYEDGSYFIGARVLGLAHAFSAHTQVVDEFHRIWSELGQRPEETIILSVLDGADIVYVAARPGSHPLGLAFHVGMRLPAHLAATGKSMLAFHEPAAVRERLPALLHPMVQGRQPVPIDVFLQEMAETRARGYSIDDEGVREGIYCYGAPVFGAAGLPVAGVGVCIPKALLPSSGERLRGVVMRVARQLSERIGGRVAPAAFPGSTS from the coding sequence ATGAGCCAATCGACCGTCACTGCCATGCCTGCCTCGCCGGTGTCGTCGATGCCCTCGGGCGATGCCGGCCGCGACCGGCACCCTCCGGCCGGCCTGGTGCCTGCGGTGGTGCGCGCCTTCGCGGTGCTGGACCTGCTGGCCGGCGAGCGCGAACCCATCGGGCTGTCGCGCATCGCCTCGTCGCTGGCCCTGCCCAAGAGCAGCGTGCACGCCCTGTGCCGCACGATGGCCCAGCTGGGCTACCTGCGCCGCTACGAGGACGGCAGCTACTTCATCGGCGCCCGGGTGCTCGGGCTGGCGCATGCCTTCAGCGCGCACACCCAGGTGGTCGACGAATTCCACCGCATCTGGAGCGAGCTGGGCCAGCGCCCGGAGGAGACCATCATCCTCTCGGTGCTGGACGGCGCGGACATCGTCTACGTCGCCGCGCGGCCCGGCAGCCACCCGCTGGGGCTGGCCTTCCACGTGGGCATGCGCCTGCCCGCGCACCTGGCTGCCACCGGCAAGTCGATGCTGGCCTTCCACGAGCCGGCCGCGGTGCGCGAGCGCCTGCCGGCCCTGCTGCACCCGATGGTGCAGGGACGCCAGCCGGTCCCGATCGACGTCTTCCTGCAGGAGATGGCCGAGACGCGGGCGCGCGGCTACAGCATCGACGACGAGGGGGTGCGCGAAGGCATCTACTGCTACGGCGCGCCGGTGTTCGGCGCGGCCGGCCTGCCGGTGGCCGGCGTCGGGGTGTGCATCCCCAAGGCGCTGCTGCCCTCCAGCGGCGAGCGGCTGCGCGGCGTGGTGATGCGCGTCGCGCGCCAGTTGTCGGAACGCATCGGCGGGCGCGTCGCGCCGGCCGCGTTTCCCGGATCCACGAGCTGA
- a CDS encoding ABC transporter ATP-binding protein, with protein sequence MSDKKRMLEVQGLHGWYGESHVLHGVDFHVDEGEVVTLLGRNGAGRTSTLRAIMGLIGSRKGSVKIMGQESIQLPPHRIARLGVGYCPEERGIFSSLSAEENLMLPPAIAPGGMGLDALYQMFPNLKERAASQGTRLSGGEQQMLAVARILRTGARLLLLDEISEGLAPVIVQKLAEVVRTLRQQGYTIVMVEQNFRFAAPLADRFLVMEHGRIIQSFTQAELPERMHDLHEYLGV encoded by the coding sequence ATGAGCGACAAGAAGCGCATGCTCGAAGTCCAGGGCCTGCACGGCTGGTACGGGGAGTCGCACGTGCTGCACGGCGTGGACTTCCACGTCGACGAGGGCGAGGTGGTGACGCTGCTCGGGCGCAACGGCGCCGGGCGCACCAGCACGCTGCGCGCGATCATGGGCCTGATCGGCTCGCGCAAGGGCTCGGTGAAGATCATGGGCCAGGAGTCCATCCAGCTGCCGCCGCACCGCATCGCGCGGCTGGGCGTGGGCTACTGCCCCGAGGAACGCGGCATCTTCTCCAGCCTGTCGGCCGAGGAGAACCTGATGCTGCCGCCGGCGATCGCGCCGGGCGGCATGGGCCTGGACGCGCTGTACCAGATGTTCCCCAACCTCAAGGAGCGCGCCGCCAGCCAGGGCACGCGGCTGTCCGGCGGCGAGCAGCAGATGCTCGCGGTGGCGCGCATCCTGCGCACGGGTGCGCGCCTGCTGCTGCTCGACGAGATCTCCGAGGGCCTGGCCCCGGTGATCGTGCAGAAGCTCGCCGAGGTGGTGCGCACCCTGCGCCAGCAGGGCTACACCATCGTGATGGTGGAGCAGAACTTCCGCTTTGCCGCACCGCTGGCCGACCGCTTCCTGGTGATGGAGCACGGCCGGATCATCCAGTCGTTCACACAGGCCGAGCTGCCCGAGCGCATGCACGACCTGCACGAATACCTCGGCGTCTGA
- a CDS encoding cytochrome b yields MTQPAAARYSGPAIALHWLLALAIIGTFCLGVYMTSLPMSPARLKYYNWHKWAGVTILALSALRLLWRLWRRPPPLPEQVLRSMPGWQRIAHHATHHGMYLLFFAVPLVGWAYSSAAGFPIVWFGVLQLPDFVSPDRALAQAIKPWHGALAYALATLVVLHVAAVIKHQLIDRDGLLARMLPGRA; encoded by the coding sequence ATGACCCAACCCGCTGCTGCCCGCTATTCCGGCCCGGCGATCGCCCTGCACTGGCTGCTGGCCCTCGCCATCATCGGCACCTTCTGCCTGGGGGTGTACATGACCAGCCTGCCGATGTCCCCGGCGCGGCTGAAGTACTACAACTGGCACAAGTGGGCGGGCGTGACCATCCTGGCGCTGTCGGCGCTGCGCCTGCTGTGGCGCCTGTGGCGCCGCCCGCCGCCGCTGCCCGAGCAGGTGCTGCGCAGCATGCCCGGCTGGCAGCGCATCGCGCACCACGCCACCCACCACGGCATGTACCTGCTGTTCTTCGCCGTGCCGCTGGTCGGCTGGGCCTACAGCTCGGCGGCGGGCTTCCCGATCGTGTGGTTCGGCGTGCTGCAGCTGCCGGACTTCGTCTCGCCCGACCGCGCCCTGGCGCAGGCCATCAAGCCCTGGCACGGCGCGCTGGCCTATGCGCTGGCCACGCTGGTCGTGCTGCACGTGGCCGCCGTGATCAAGCACCAGCTGATCGACCGCGACGGCCTGCTCGCGCGCATGCTGCCCGGCCGCGCTTGA
- a CDS encoding DUF4397 domain-containing protein, with product MSEKQRSGVRCGITRRQWTLSALGLAGAAVLPACGGGSGDDDDDLPRLRFVNGTLNYRAVNVYLGSTRVLSGLENGGRISQIRTLDQGRRTVRMVNTNAMGEVSATYDFEPGTWTTALAYGPSTAKMLFIEENSDEAPSGRSHLRVFHADSSLGAVDVYVTASGVTDLRDEDPIVSGLGYDSDAAMDDPVVVNSGACRIQFTLADDKTVRYRSEPITLPSRSNVTLVIVPDNGDHTVVALPERHNGNRLTNEL from the coding sequence ATGTCCGAAAAGCAACGCTCCGGTGTCCGATGCGGCATCACCCGCCGCCAGTGGACGCTGTCCGCGCTCGGCCTGGCCGGCGCCGCCGTGCTGCCCGCCTGCGGCGGCGGCTCCGGCGACGACGATGACGACCTGCCGCGCCTGCGCTTCGTCAACGGCACGCTGAACTACCGTGCGGTGAACGTCTACCTGGGCTCGACCCGGGTGCTCTCGGGACTGGAGAACGGCGGCCGGATCAGCCAGATCCGCACGCTCGACCAGGGACGCCGCACCGTCCGCATGGTGAACACCAACGCCATGGGCGAGGTTTCGGCCACGTACGACTTCGAGCCCGGGACCTGGACCACGGCGCTGGCCTACGGTCCCAGCACGGCCAAGATGCTGTTCATCGAGGAGAACAGCGACGAGGCCCCGTCGGGCCGCTCGCACCTGCGCGTGTTCCATGCCGATTCGAGCCTCGGCGCCGTGGACGTCTACGTGACCGCCTCCGGCGTCACCGACCTGCGCGACGAGGACCCGATCGTCAGCGGGCTTGGCTACGACAGCGACGCAGCGATGGACGACCCGGTGGTCGTGAATTCCGGGGCCTGCCGCATCCAGTTCACGCTGGCCGACGACAAGACCGTGCGCTACCGCTCGGAGCCGATCACGCTGCCCAGCCGCTCCAACGTCACGCTGGTGATCGTGCCGGACAACGGCGACCACACCGTCGTCGCCCTGCCGGAACGCCACAACGGCAACCGGCTGACCAACGAGCTGTAA
- a CDS encoding ABC transporter substrate-binding protein, whose protein sequence is MTPRKLAAACTLACAALAMGTPAQAQISGDVIRIGFITDMSGLYADIDGPAGAEAIRMAIADIGGQIEGKKIELLTADHQNKPDVAAAKAREWFDQQGLDLLIGGTNSATGLSMAGVAAEKKKPFIAIGAGTSALTNEQCSPYTIHYAYDTVAMAKGTGSAVVKAGGKSWYFLTADYAFGAALQNDTAAIVKASGGTVAGSVRHPLSASDFSSFLLQAQASKAQILGLANAGGDTINSIKAANEFGITKSMKLAGLLMFINDIHALGLKATQGMYMTDSWYWNRDDETRAWSRKFFDKIKRMPSSIQAADYSAAWQYLNIVKSIKTDDADKVMAEFRKVKINDMYAKDGYVRPDGRMVHDMYLLQVKSPDKSKEPWDYFDVVSVIKGEDAFTTKAESKCALWK, encoded by the coding sequence ATGACACCCAGGAAACTTGCTGCTGCCTGCACCTTGGCTTGCGCCGCCCTGGCCATGGGCACGCCCGCCCAGGCCCAGATCTCCGGCGATGTCATCCGCATCGGCTTCATCACCGACATGTCCGGCCTGTACGCGGACATCGACGGTCCGGCCGGCGCCGAAGCCATCCGGATGGCGATTGCCGACATCGGTGGCCAGATCGAGGGCAAGAAGATCGAGCTGCTCACCGCCGACCACCAGAACAAGCCCGACGTGGCCGCGGCCAAGGCGCGCGAATGGTTCGACCAGCAGGGCCTGGACCTGCTGATCGGCGGCACCAACTCGGCCACCGGCCTGTCGATGGCCGGCGTGGCGGCCGAGAAGAAGAAGCCCTTCATCGCCATCGGCGCGGGCACCTCGGCGCTGACCAACGAACAGTGCTCGCCCTACACCATCCACTACGCGTATGACACGGTGGCGATGGCCAAGGGAACCGGCAGCGCGGTGGTGAAGGCAGGCGGCAAGAGCTGGTACTTCCTGACCGCCGACTACGCGTTCGGCGCCGCGCTGCAGAACGACACCGCCGCGATCGTGAAGGCCTCGGGTGGCACGGTGGCCGGCTCGGTGCGCCACCCGCTGTCGGCCAGCGACTTCTCGTCCTTCCTGCTGCAGGCCCAGGCCAGCAAGGCGCAGATCCTCGGCCTGGCCAACGCCGGCGGCGACACGATCAACAGCATCAAGGCCGCCAACGAGTTCGGCATCACCAAGTCGATGAAGCTCGCCGGCCTGCTGATGTTCATCAACGACATCCACGCGCTGGGCCTGAAGGCCACGCAGGGCATGTACATGACCGACAGCTGGTACTGGAACCGCGACGACGAGACGCGTGCCTGGAGCCGCAAGTTCTTCGACAAGATCAAGCGCATGCCCTCGTCGATCCAGGCGGCCGACTACTCCGCCGCATGGCAGTACCTGAACATCGTCAAGTCGATCAAGACCGACGACGCGGACAAGGTCATGGCCGAGTTCCGCAAGGTCAAGATCAACGACATGTACGCCAAGGACGGCTACGTGCGCCCGGACGGCCGCATGGTGCACGACATGTACCTGCTGCAGGTGAAGTCGCCCGACAAGTCCAAGGAGCCCTGGGACTACTTCGACGTGGTCTCGGTGATCAAGGGCGAGGACGCCTTCACGACCAAGGCCGAGTCCAAGTGCGCGTTGTGGAAGTGA
- a CDS encoding CRISPR-associated endonuclease Cas3'', with the protein MDFYAHSTNRRDKADWQRLADHLLGTALGASKRAGTFGADAAAYVAGLLHDIGKYTRDFQNLLSGDLRRVDHATWGARIAQERYGPVGTLVAYGIAGHHAGLANGRTGEARSSLSERLSQDYVDRHLPPLLPGWEKELQLPGQVSLPRGFTAHPDPRYRAFQLSLLLRMVFSCLVDADFVDTDNFYRRVRGEPPRDEAAGPSLDALRNRLDSHLAAKPCTSWINEERQRILAHGRVG; encoded by the coding sequence ATGGACTTCTACGCCCATTCAACCAACCGCCGCGATAAGGCCGACTGGCAGCGGCTAGCGGACCACCTGCTGGGAACAGCACTGGGCGCATCGAAGCGAGCAGGCACTTTCGGCGCCGATGCTGCAGCCTACGTGGCGGGCCTGCTTCACGACATAGGCAAGTACACCCGTGACTTCCAGAACCTGTTGAGCGGGGACCTTCGTCGCGTGGACCATGCCACCTGGGGTGCCCGTATCGCGCAAGAACGGTATGGGCCTGTTGGCACGCTCGTGGCCTACGGGATCGCGGGACATCACGCGGGACTTGCCAACGGCAGAACCGGAGAAGCTCGCTCGTCGCTGAGCGAGAGGCTGTCGCAAGACTATGTCGACAGACACCTGCCCCCGTTGCTGCCTGGCTGGGAAAAAGAACTGCAGCTTCCCGGGCAGGTAAGCCTGCCCCGAGGATTCACCGCACATCCCGATCCTCGATACAGAGCTTTCCAGTTGTCTCTTCTGCTGCGGATGGTCTTCTCCTGTCTTGTCGATGCTGATTTCGTCGACACCGACAACTTCTACCGCCGCGTTCGCGGTGAGCCTCCGAGAGACGAAGCAGCAGGCCCGAGCCTGGATGCGCTGCGGAATCGCCTCGACAGCCATCTCGCCGCCAAGCCCTGCACAAGCTGGATCAATGAGGAACGTCAACGCATCCTCGCCCACGGGCGCGTGGGTTGA
- a CDS encoding ABC transporter ATP-binding protein, producing MDIILETRALTKEFKGFVAVNKVDLQVRRGTIHALIGPNGAGKTTCFNLLTKFITPTSGQILFNGTDITHEKPAHIARRGIIRSFQISAVFPHLTVLENVRVALQRKLGTSFHFWKPERSLYGLNDRAMELLREVDLDRYADLATHELSYGRKRALEIATTLAMEPELMLLDEPTQGMGLEDVERVQHLIKKVSANRTILMVEHNMSVVSSIADTITVLQRGAKLAEGPYAEVSRNPDVIEAYMGSASTELQGAH from the coding sequence ATGGACATCATCCTCGAGACACGCGCCCTGACGAAGGAGTTCAAGGGCTTCGTCGCGGTCAACAAGGTGGACCTGCAGGTCCGCCGCGGCACGATCCATGCGCTGATCGGCCCGAACGGTGCGGGCAAGACCACCTGCTTCAACCTGCTGACCAAGTTCATCACGCCGACGTCGGGCCAGATCCTGTTCAACGGCACCGACATCACGCACGAGAAGCCGGCGCACATCGCGCGGCGCGGCATCATCCGCTCGTTCCAGATCTCGGCGGTGTTCCCGCACCTGACGGTGCTGGAGAACGTGCGCGTCGCGCTGCAGCGCAAGCTGGGCACCTCGTTCCACTTCTGGAAGCCCGAGCGCTCGCTGTACGGGCTCAACGACCGGGCGATGGAGCTGCTGCGCGAGGTCGACCTGGACCGCTACGCCGACCTCGCCACGCACGAGCTGAGCTACGGGCGCAAGCGCGCGCTCGAGATCGCCACCACGCTGGCGATGGAGCCGGAACTGATGCTGCTGGACGAGCCGACGCAGGGCATGGGCCTGGAGGACGTCGAGCGCGTGCAGCACCTGATCAAGAAGGTGTCGGCCAACCGCACCATCCTGATGGTGGAGCACAACATGAGCGTGGTCTCCAGCATCGCCGACACCATCACCGTGCTGCAACGCGGCGCCAAGCTCGCCGAGGGCCCCTACGCCGAGGTCTCGCGCAACCCGGACGTGATCGAGGCCTACATGGGCAGCGCCAGCACCGAACTGCAAGGAGCGCATTGA
- a CDS encoding YceI family protein — MKKLFLAFAASAVIAAPAWAQQKLVPAQSEIVFVSTQMGVPVEGHFRTFDAQVQFDPKKPETSSIAFTVDLGSAALGVPETEAELAKPEWFDTKRFPQARFQSTSIKATGPQRFDVAGKLTIKGQTRDLVVPVTLAQAGGTTTATGAFTLKRLEFKIGDGDWADTSMVANDVQVKFKLALTGVAPL, encoded by the coding sequence ATGAAAAAGCTCTTCCTTGCCTTTGCCGCTTCCGCCGTGATCGCGGCCCCCGCCTGGGCCCAGCAGAAGCTCGTGCCCGCCCAGAGCGAGATCGTCTTCGTCAGCACGCAGATGGGCGTGCCGGTGGAAGGCCATTTCAGGACGTTCGACGCGCAGGTGCAGTTCGACCCGAAGAAGCCCGAGACCTCGTCGATCGCCTTCACCGTCGACCTGGGCAGCGCGGCGCTGGGCGTGCCCGAGACCGAAGCCGAGCTGGCCAAGCCCGAGTGGTTCGACACCAAGCGCTTCCCGCAGGCGCGCTTCCAGTCGACCTCGATCAAGGCCACCGGCCCGCAGCGCTTCGACGTGGCCGGCAAGCTCACCATCAAGGGCCAGACGCGCGACCTGGTGGTGCCCGTGACGCTGGCGCAGGCCGGCGGCACCACCACCGCCACCGGCGCCTTCACGCTCAAGCGGCTGGAGTTCAAGATCGGCGATGGCGACTGGGCCGACACCTCCATGGTCGCCAACGACGTGCAGGTCAAGTTCAAGCTCGCGCTCACCGGCGTCGCGCCGCTGTGA
- a CDS encoding YceI family protein yields MKHTLIAAAVLAAAAAAHAEPATYGIDPNHTFVSFEVRHLGMSTIRARFDKKEGTIQLDRAAKTGRAEFTIDMTSVNSGVPRFDGHLKSDDLFKTGAFPTAKFVADKFVFNGDQLTEVTGNLTLLDKTHPVTFKATNFACIEHPMLKREACGGDFEATIQRSQWGINYGLPAVAPDNVRVLIQIEAIKQ; encoded by the coding sequence ATGAAGCACACCCTCATCGCCGCCGCCGTCCTGGCCGCCGCAGCCGCTGCGCACGCCGAGCCCGCCACCTACGGCATCGACCCCAACCACACCTTCGTGAGCTTCGAGGTGCGGCACCTGGGCATGTCCACCATCCGGGCGCGCTTCGACAAGAAGGAAGGCACGATCCAGCTCGACCGCGCCGCCAAGACCGGCCGTGCCGAGTTCACGATCGACATGACCTCGGTCAACAGCGGCGTGCCGCGCTTCGACGGTCACCTCAAGAGCGACGACCTGTTCAAGACCGGCGCCTTCCCGACCGCCAAGTTCGTCGCCGACAAGTTCGTCTTCAACGGCGACCAACTGACCGAAGTCACCGGCAACCTGACGCTGCTGGACAAGACCCACCCGGTCACGTTCAAGGCCACCAACTTCGCCTGCATCGAACACCCAATGCTCAAGCGCGAGGCCTGCGGCGGCGACTTCGAGGCCACCATCCAGCGCAGCCAGTGGGGCATCAACTACGGCTTGCCCGCCGTCGCCCCGGACAACGTGCGCGTGCTGATCCAGATCGAAGCGATCAAGCAGTAA
- a CDS encoding branched-chain amino acid ABC transporter permease, with protein MSEIFGIPLQALLGQLLLGLVNGSFYAMLSLGLAVIFGLLGIVNFAHGALYMVGAYVAWLGLEKLGINYWLSLLVAPIVVGALGVVIERTMLKQLYRLDPLYGLLLTFGLALILEGIFRDQFGVSGQSYSVPEQLQGATDLGFMILPNYRAWVVFASLLVCLGVWFVIEKTRLGAYLRAGTENPQLVQAFGINVPMMVTLTYAAGAGLAALAGVLAAPVIQITPLMGSNLIIVVFAVVVIGGMGSILGSILTGLALGVIEGLTKVFYPEASNIVVFVIMAIVLMLRPAGLFGKEK; from the coding sequence ATGAGCGAGATCTTCGGCATTCCGCTGCAGGCCCTGCTCGGGCAGCTGCTGCTCGGGCTGGTCAACGGATCGTTCTACGCGATGCTGAGCCTCGGGCTGGCGGTGATCTTCGGCCTGCTGGGCATCGTCAACTTCGCCCACGGCGCGCTGTACATGGTCGGCGCCTACGTGGCCTGGCTCGGCCTGGAGAAGCTGGGCATCAACTACTGGCTGTCGCTGCTGGTCGCGCCCATCGTGGTCGGCGCGCTCGGCGTGGTGATCGAGCGAACCATGCTCAAGCAGCTGTACCGGCTCGACCCGCTGTACGGCCTGCTGCTGACCTTCGGCCTGGCGCTGATCCTGGAAGGGATCTTCCGCGACCAGTTCGGCGTCTCGGGACAGTCCTACTCGGTGCCCGAGCAGCTGCAGGGCGCCACCGACCTGGGCTTCATGATCCTGCCCAACTACCGGGCCTGGGTGGTATTCGCGTCGCTGCTGGTGTGCCTGGGCGTGTGGTTCGTGATCGAGAAGACCCGGCTGGGGGCCTACCTGCGTGCCGGCACCGAGAACCCGCAGCTGGTGCAGGCCTTCGGCATCAACGTGCCGATGATGGTCACGCTGACCTACGCCGCAGGGGCCGGCCTGGCAGCGCTGGCGGGCGTGCTGGCGGCGCCGGTGATCCAGATCACGCCGCTGATGGGCTCGAACCTGATCATCGTCGTCTTCGCGGTGGTGGTGATCGGCGGCATGGGCTCGATCCTGGGCTCCATCCTCACGGGCCTGGCGCTGGGGGTGATCGAGGGGTTGACCAAGGTCTTCTACCCCGAGGCGTCGAACATCGTCGTGTTCGTCATCATGGCCATCGTGCTGATGCTGCGGCCGGCCGGTCTGTTCGGCAAGGAGAAGTGA
- a CDS encoding phospholipase A, producing MGLGLWVAAWSAGAQAPAGLADCAAIEADAERLACYDRVAGRSAPVPAPAAAQAPAAEPPARVTMPAPLPAEAAPADEAPQAASAGSGLRPRSAQSFWSAFWELDRADKHGTFRFKSYRPNFILPVHYTSHINRDPQSPTRPSDGEPNDYKQIETKLQISLRTKIAQSVLLPDADIWFGYTQQSMWQVWNRKESSPFRSTDFEPELIYVVPVPKPLRLLPHGWEFRMVHAGLAHQSNGQSEPLSRSWNRVYVAAGLEKGEVSILARLHKRLPEDGDDDDNPDLTHYLGRGEVTVAWLPGRATASLRWRSNLRDVKHGSWQLDWTYPVDSDHPEGLRWYVQLFSGYGETLLDYNRQQHSLGVGITLFQF from the coding sequence GTGGGACTCGGTCTGTGGGTGGCCGCCTGGTCGGCCGGCGCCCAGGCGCCAGCCGGGCTGGCCGACTGCGCCGCGATCGAGGCCGACGCCGAGCGGCTGGCCTGCTACGACCGCGTGGCCGGCCGCAGCGCGCCGGTGCCGGCGCCGGCAGCCGCCCAGGCTCCGGCCGCCGAGCCGCCTGCCCGCGTGACGATGCCCGCGCCGCTGCCGGCCGAAGCCGCGCCGGCCGACGAGGCGCCGCAGGCCGCCAGCGCCGGCTCGGGGCTGCGGCCGCGCAGCGCGCAGAGTTTCTGGTCGGCGTTCTGGGAGCTGGACCGCGCCGACAAGCACGGCACCTTCCGGTTCAAGTCGTACCGGCCCAACTTCATCCTGCCGGTGCACTACACCAGCCACATCAACCGCGACCCGCAAAGCCCGACGCGGCCGTCCGACGGCGAGCCGAACGACTACAAGCAGATCGAGACCAAGCTGCAGATCTCGCTGCGCACCAAGATCGCGCAGAGCGTGCTGCTGCCCGATGCGGACATCTGGTTCGGCTACACGCAGCAGTCGATGTGGCAGGTGTGGAACCGCAAGGAGTCGTCGCCGTTTCGCAGCACCGACTTCGAGCCCGAGCTGATCTACGTGGTGCCGGTGCCCAAGCCGCTGCGCCTGCTGCCGCACGGCTGGGAGTTCCGCATGGTGCATGCGGGGCTGGCGCACCAGTCCAACGGGCAGTCCGAGCCGCTGTCGCGCAGCTGGAACCGGGTCTACGTCGCTGCCGGCCTGGAAAAGGGCGAGGTCAGCATCCTGGCGCGCCTGCACAAGCGCCTGCCGGAAGACGGCGACGATGACGACAACCCGGACCTGACCCACTACCTCGGCCGCGGCGAGGTCACCGTGGCCTGGCTGCCGGGGCGCGCGACCGCGTCGCTGCGCTGGCGCAGCAACCTGCGCGACGTCAAGCACGGCTCGTGGCAGCTGGACTGGACCTACCCGGTCGACAGTGACCACCCCGAGGGCCTGCGCTGGTACGTGCAGCTGTTCTCCGGCTACGGCGAGACGCTGCTGGACTACAACCGCCAGCAGCACAGCCTGGGCGTCGGCATCACGCTGTTCCAGTTCTGA